The sequence below is a genomic window from Paenibacillus silvisoli.
GATAGGCTTCGTCCTCGTCGATAAAAAACTTAACTTCGCCTTCGCCGAACCACGTTTTCTCCTGAAGAATGCTGCGCACGCCGATAACGGTGCCGAGATAGACGCCCGTTCCTTCGACCCCGTCGAGAATGACGTAATCCTCGAACAGCGGACATAGATTTTGACGTCTGAATTGCGCGTGGAAATAGCCCGCATCCTCATCCAGCTTGTCGCCAAGCGTAAAATCGACCTGATAGAACAGCATCTCGACATCGACGCCCGCGTCGTTCTCGACCGTAATGCGGGCATGCGCGCGGAACGGCATCGGAATCCAGCAGTTGAAGCCCCGCTCATCCTGCATCGATACATAATCCGTCACCATATTCCGCTGTCTGCCGTGCGCGACGCCGAAGAAATCGCCGAGCGGCACTTCGACGCTCGGCTGCTCGCTGTGATCCCAGTACATGCGCACGATCAGATTGCGCATATGCGAGACGTGACCGGGCGGAATCGTGACCCACATATGTCTTACGATGCCCGTACCGTCTACATCCAGCAGCGTGTGGACGGCGCCCGCTTTGAACGGCGAGACGCATGCCGAGCCTTTGCGCCCGTTATTTTTCTGGCCGCCCGCTCCTCTTTCGGCTTTCATATTTTCCGCGGTAGCGGCGTAGGATCGAACCGTTTTCGGACAATTGAACAACATCGTTGATGACCTCCCTATTATTCTTTGACGCTTCCCATCACGATACCTGTCATAAAGTAGCGCTGCAGGAACGGATACAGCAGCAGGATCGGCAAGGCGCCGAGGAAAATCTGCGCCGCTTTGACGTTGCGGTCCGACAGATTTTTGAGCGAAACGATTTCGCTTTCCGTCAGATTCGTCATGTCGCGCGCGACGATAATCGTCTGCATATAGCTTTGAAGCGGATATTTTTCGGGAGAATTCATATAAATGATGCCGTCGAACCACGAGTTCCAATGGAAAACGGTTGCAAACAGCGTGATGGTCGCAATCGCCGGAAGCGAAATCGGAATAACGACTTTCCACAGCGTATGCCAATGGTTGGCCCCGTCGATATGCGATGCCTCCATCAGCTCCTTCGGAATGTTGCGGAAGAAATTGAGCAGCAGGATCACGTTGAAGATCGGCACGGCCACGGGGAGCACCAGCGCCCAGATCGAGTTCAGCAAATGCAGCTGCTTCACGACGAGATAGGTCGGAATCATGCCGCCGCTAAACAGCATCGTAAATACGAATAACCATACATACAGCGTTCTGAAGCGGAATTGGGACGATTCTTTCGACAGCGGATAGGCGATCAACACGACGAGAAACATGTTGACGGACGTGCCAAGCACGACCCGCTCCACCGTCACGAGCAGCGAGCGCAGAAATTCAGGTTTTTCGGCTACGTATTTGTACGCGTCGAGCGTAAACTCCACCGGCAGGAACGTAACGGCGCCTCTGGCGGCCGCATGGCTGGAGCTAAAGGAAATGGCGAGTACTTGAAGCATCGGAAACAAACAAAGAAAGGCGAGCAATGCTAGAAATATGAGGTTGCCGTATTGAAACAGGTAACGGCCGAAGCTGTTGTTGCGTACCATATCGTCCCTCCTTGCGGCTATGCTTGATCATGAGCTACATGTTAGAAAATGCGGTAATTCGCAAAACGGTAAGCCAAGATGTAAGACGCGGAGATTAAGATAAACGAAACGACGGATTTGAACAGCCCGACGGCCGTCGCGATGCCGAATTGAAAGTTGATTAACCCGAGTCGATAAACATAGGTGTCGATGATGTCGCCGGTTTCATAGACGACGGGGCTGTAGAGGTTAAACACTTGATCAAAGCCGGCGTTGAGGATGTTGCCTAAGCTGAGCGTCGAAAGCAAAATGACGATTGGCGCCATGCCGGGCAGCGTAATATGCCAGGTCTGCTTCCATCTGCCTGCGCCATCCATTTCGGCCGCTTCGTAGAGTGCCGGATTAATACTGGTCAGCGCGGCCAAGTAAACGATCGTGCTGAACCCGAATTCCTTCCAGACATCCGACACGACCAAGGAAGGACGGAACCATTCCGGCGTACCGAGGAAGAAGATCGGCTTGATGCCGAAGATCGACAGAAACTGGTTCACGATGCCGGTGGACGGGGACAGCACATCGATCAAAATACCTGAGAGAATAATCCAGGACAAGAAATGCGGCAAGTAAATGATCGTTTGAATGATTCTTTTGTAGAACATTTTCGCGACTTCGTTCAGCAGCAGCGCGACGATGATCGGCACGACGAGGCCTGCGGCCATTTTGAACACGGCGATGATGATCGTATTGCGGATGACGTTCGCCGTATCCGGCATCGTGAACACATACTCGAAATTATCGAATCCGATCCAGTCGGAGCCGAACAAGCCCTTGGTCGGAATGAAATTCTGAAAGCCGATCGACAAGCCGGCCATCGGCAAGTAGCTGAACAGCACGATCATGACGAGTCCGGGCAAAATCATGAGGTGTAAGCCCCAGTCCGGAATTTTGTTTCTGGTTCTCATCGCTGCACCCCTTATATGAAGGAAGAAGGGAAGGCATCCTTCCCTTCTTCTTCGATTCAATATTATTTATTGTTGGCTGCGTACCACTCGTTAAGCTCCGCCGTGATTTGATCGCCGCCGGAAGCCTTCCAGTTCTCCACGAACGTATCGAAGGAATCGACCGATTCGCCCAAAATGATCTTCGTGATCATCTGCTTCTCCATATCCATCAGGATGGAGCCCTTCTGCGCCATCGTCGGCGTCGGAGCGCCGATAAACTCGTTCGTCAGCATCAAGTTGTTATCCGTGTAGTGGGCAATGATGGAGTACGAGCCCTCTGGACCCCATGTGCGGTCCGCGCCCCAGTTCGTGACGTCCTTCTCCTTGACGTATTTCATGTAGGCGTCGTAGTACTGCTTCTGCTCCGGATTCAAGCCGGACGTATCCTCGCTCTTGAACGCGTCCTGCAGCAAGCGCCATGCCGTCAAGTTCTTCTCGGGCACTTGTCCGTCAACCGGCGAGAACGGGAAGATGCCGTAGTTTTCGCCGTCGATGATTTGCGTGTGGTACACGGACGGCTCGGAGGTCGCGCCGTACAGCTTCTCGTAGTACAGATTCAGCATTTTCACGAGCGCTTCCGGATGCTTGTACCCTTTCTTCACCGCGTAGAACCAAGTCGATTGCGGTTGAACGACGCCGACCGCCGCCGGTTGATCATCGACCGAAACGATCGGATACGGCTTCCATTCCATGTTCGGATTTTTCTGCTTGTCGGTCGGATCGATCGGCCAGCCGATGTTCCAGAAATGTCCGAAGTGAACGCCGGTTTTCTCGTTCTTCTCGTTCTCCGCCGATTTCGGGCCGTCGTAAACGACGAATTGCGGGTCGATGGCGCCGGCTTTATAGAGCTCCTGCAGCTTTGCCAAAGCCGGTTTCATTTCCGGCTGGATGGAGCCGTATACGAGCTTGCCGTCTTTGTCTTTGATCCACATCGACGTGGACTCATTGCTGTACGGGTAAGCGTGGAAGCCGTTAAACCAGCCGCGAAGGCCGGAATAGCCGTCCCACAGCGTTTTGTTCAGGTTCAGGCCGTACGTGTCCTTCTTGCCGTTGCCGTCCGGATCGTCGTTCGTGAACGCGAGGATAATCTTCACGAGATCATCGATCGTTTTCGGCTCCGGCAGCCCCAGCTTGATGCGCCAGTCTTCGCGGATCCAGATCATATCGACGTCGTCGTTGCCGCGGACATAGCCCGGAATCGCCATCAGCTTGCCGTCGTACGAAGCCGATTTCTTAGGCAATGCGTTGTTTGCGTTCATCGTGTCTTTCAGCATCGGCGAAGCGTATTTCTCGAACACGTCCGTCATATCCTCGATCATGTCGCCCTGCACCAGCGTTTGCAGCTGCTTGGCGTTGACCGGGATCAAGTCCGGCAAATCGCCGGAGACGATCGAAACGTTCATCTTCTGATCGAACTGGGCGTTGGAGACGTTCCAGTTGTTTTTGATTTTGATGCCTAGCATTTCTTCATAGGCCCGCGACCACGTGTTATTGTCCCAAGAGTCGCCGGGAGGGAATTTCGTGCCGTCGAGCGTGCTGCGTACCGTCGTCAGATCGATTGGCGGATCATATTTGCCGAACGGATCTACCGTTTCGTTCGCGGTGTTCCCGTTTGCCGCAGCATTCGTTTCCGTGCCGTTTGAACCGCTGTCGCTCGCGCCGTTGTTAGTCGAATTGCCTGTGTTATTGGAGCTGCAAGCCGAAACGAGAAGCAAGGAAACCAGACTAGTGGCAAGCAACAGTTTAGTCCTTCTTTTGCTCATTTGATTGACTCCTCCGCTATCTATTTGTGTTTACAAGATCATTATAGAGGGGGACCTTTCAGTCGAAATATACTAAAAATCCGTCATCCTTGAAGTTTCTTATCCACTTACTGCGCTTGAGACCTCATGATGACAAGCTCCACCTTTAAGCCGCCGTTCTCTCCGTGACCGAGCACGATGCCGCTCTCCTTGCCGAATTGCAGCTGCAGCCTCCGGTGCACGTTGCGAATGCCGGTAATCTCTTCGCCTTCCATCGACGACCCGAGCTCTGCTTGCAGCTTTTGCAGATTGGTATCATCCATGCCCGCTCCGTTGTCTTCTACGATGATCCGAACCGTCTCCGGATTGGATACGATCCGGATTGTAATGAGCCCGTCGTCGCTCATGCGCTCGACTCCGTATTTGTAGGCGTTCTCGATGATCGGCTGCACGATGAGCTTCGGTACGAGCACGTCCTTGCAGTCGTCCGGCAGCGGATCGAACTCCGCGTCGATCCGGTTCGAGAAGCGGATTTGCTGAATGTCTACATATAAGCGCGCGTGCTTCAGCTCCTGCTCGAGCGGAATTTCGGATGCGCCGTTGCGCGTAATGAACTGGAAATACTCGCCCAGATACTGACTGAACAAAATAACGCTCTCGTAGTCGTTCATCTTGGCAAGCCGATGCAAAATGAAATAGGTATTGTACAGAAAGTGCGGATTGATCTGCGACTGCAGCTGCTTGAGCTCCGAGTTTTTCGCTCTTAAATCCTGTTCGTACAGCTTATGAATGAGGTCCTTCAGCTTCGATACCATCGAATTGAAATGCTCATAGAGATAACGGAATTCGTCCTGGCCTTTGGGAAGCGCGGCCGGCTCGAGATAGCCATCCTCCACCTTGCGGAACAGGAACACCAGCTTCGTCAGCGGCTTATGGATGAGCCGGTAAATCCACGTTGCGAAGACGGCGATGATGAGCATCGAGATAATCGACAGCACCCAAAACCAGATGCGATAGGAGCTCAGGTCGCCTAGTACCTGCTTCTCCGGGATGTACACGAGCAGCGCCATGTGCGTGCTAGGATCCATTTGATAGGATACGAGATAGTCCGTCGTTCCTGAGCGGAACCTATTGATTTCCGGCAGCTCCTTGTCGGTCCTTACTTGGATGTTGTCCAGCATCGACGAAATAAAGGTCGGGTCCTGCTCATTCGTGATGGTCCACCCTTGCTGAAGGTCGGCCAGCACGGCGCCCGCGCCTTCGTAATCCTTCGTAAAGGTGGCCAGCGCCTTTCGAAGCTCGGTCACGGACAGCTCGATAAAGACGACGTAATCCGGCTTAAGCTGCGTCAGAATCGCATCCGGGTAAATGTAACCGAGCAGCAGCCTGTCCTTGTAATACATGAGGGGAGAGCCGGTAGCATGGTACTGCTTGACGAACGCGTCCACCGCGTCCCGGTCGACCGTTCCGATCGCGTTGTCGTTGGAGACGACTTTGCCGGTCTCCAGCATTTGCGCGGAAACATTTTTGATATAGGTGCTGGATGTCTTAATGATCTGCATCTTCTCCTGCGCCCGGAGAATCGTCTCGCCCCACTCGTATTTGCCGAGCGTATTGTACAGGTAGACGAGCCGCTGCAAATCCCGGTCGAAAATAAACTCCTTCTGGTGCTGAATCATCCGGTTCAGCTCCACGGCCAGCAAGTTGGAGAAGTAGGCGGTTCTGGCGCCGAGCGATTTGTCGATCTCCCGCTTGACCGCCGACTCGCCCTTCGAGTTGATCACTAAGCTGAGCACGCACAGAGGCGTAATGACGAACATGAAGACGACGATGATTTTGGCGAAAATCGATTTGGATTTGAACACCTCGAGCGCTCTCTGCTGCATCGGACGGTTACCTCCTGGTTGGTTGCGGTATATGTCTGCTGCCATTATGGGTAATTATGCGTGCCATTTCATATATAAACATTCTATCTTTCTTGACTTCTCATGTCTTCTTAGTAATTGTTGGCAGGCATGGAAGGCGGATTCTTGTACAATGGAGGGGATTCGCAGATTGATAGAGGGAGTGTTCGGAGTGGAAGAAAATAAAGCTTGGCAAGCGAAGTGGATCTGGGTGCCGGAAAACGAGGGCGAGGCGGATGCTGCGAATGCCGACATCGTCTATTTCAGGCGCTCGTTCCACGTTCCCGAAGGCGCGGCATGCCGGCTGACGGTCGATGTTTCCGCGGACAGCCGGTACCGGCTGTTTCTGAACGGAGAATCCGTATCGTTCGGTCCGTGCAAGGGGGATGGGGCTACTTATTATTATGAGACGATAGATTTGACGGATCGGCTGAGAACGGGGTTGAACGTGCTGGCGGCGAAGGTCGTACACTTCCCGTATGCGACGAATAGCGGTCGCGCGGTCAGCAGTCCGGCTTCCGTATGGCGGTCCGACCGCGGCGCGTTTCTATTGAACGGCGAGCTCTTGGGGGCGGGTGGCAGCGTTGTTGAATCGCTGCATACCGGCGGTACAGGCGGAGACAATAGCGGATCGTGGCGCTCGCTTCGCGACCGTTCCGTCCGCTACCAGAAAGAGAAGTTTACGCTGTTCGTCGGCGGCGCCGAGCAGGTGGTCGGCGCGTTGGTGCCGCACGGCTGGGAGAGCTGCGCGTATGATGACAGCGCTTGGTTGGCTGCCGTTACGATCAGCGAGACGCATGACGGGATGTGGGGCGCTCAAATGCCGTGGCAGCTGACGGCGCGAACGATCCCTGCTTTATATGAATCGGAGCGGACATTCGAGCGGGTGATGCGGTCGGGGGGTATTCGCGGCGGGGATGGATGCGATGGCAGCGACGATGACAGCGGCGGTGGCAGCGTAACGGTAAGCGGCGAGGCGCCGGATAGGGCGGCGGATGAGGCTGCTGGTGGAGCTGGCGGCGTTGATTTGGCGGGGCGCGTGGTTCCCCCAGGCGAGACGCATTGGTTCGAGCTCGATGCAGGCTCGCTCAGCACCGGGTACCTTCAGCTTTGGCTGGCCGGCGGATCGGGTGCCGAGGTACGGCTGCTTTGTTCCGAATGCTACGAATATCCGATGGAGCCCGGCGGCCGGCGCGACAAAGGCGTTCGCGATGAATGGAAGGAAGGCAAGTCGCTTTATGGACCGGTTGATGTCTATACCGTGGCCGGTGTAGGGGAGGCAGATCGGCCGGAGTACTACGAGCCTTTCTGGTTCCGCGGCTTTCGGTTTGTAAGGCTTGAAGTGACGGCTTTATCGGAGCCGCTCACGTTGATCGGCTTCACCTATCGCGATACGGGGTATCCGCTTGAGGTGACGGGGCATTTTGCGTGCTCGGATGACTCGTTCCGTCCGCTGTGGGATATCAGCTTGAACACACTGGCCCGCTGCATGCACGAGACGTACGAAGATACGCCGTATTATGAGCAGATGCAATATACGATGGACACGAGGCTGCAAATCCTCTACACGTATATGGTGAGCGGCGACGATCGGCTCGCGCGCAAAGCGATGTACGATTTTCACAGCTCCCTGCTGCCGAGCGGTCTGCTTCAAGCGCGTTACCCTTCGGTCATTCCGCAGGTGATCACCGGCTTCTCGTTTTTCTGGATATTGATGGTGCACGACCATTATCTCCACTTCGCCGATGCCGCGCTGGTCGCGCGTTACCGGCCGACGATCGACGCCATTCTGGAATGGTTCGGCCGGCGCGTAGGCGCGGATGGGCTCGTCGGGCAGCTGCCGGAGAGCTACTGGCAAATGATCGACTGGGTCGAGGAATGGAAGGCGCTGTACGGCGCGCCACCGGCAAGCCGCGTCGGGCCGCTGACCGTCATCAATCTGATGTATGCGGACGCGCTTAATCGGGCGGCTGATCTCAACGCCTCAACAGGCCGCAGCTGCGTGGCCGCCGAATACTGGGAACGAGCAGATCGCGTGAATGCCGCCGTTCGTGCGTCCTGCTTCGACGCCGAACGCGGTCTGTTCCGGGACGGCCCGTTCGTGGAGCAGTACAGCCAGCACCCGCAAATTTGGGCCGTATTGTCCGGCGCGGTGACCGGAGAGGAAGCCGTGGAGCTGATGCGGACGATGCTTGCCGATTCCGGGCTGCCGAAGGCCTCCATCGCTTATGTCCATTTCCTGTTCCGCGCGCTGTCGCAAACCGGTCTCTATGATCGGACGGCATCCTTGTGGGACATCTGGCGCGAGCAAGTCGAGCTTCACCTGACGGCGTGGGTCGAAGATCCGGTCTGGCAGCGCAGCGACTGCCACGGCTGGGGCGCCGCGCCGCTGTACGAATTTCCGGCAGAAATTCTCGGCATCACGCCGGAGGAGCCGGGCTTTGCGCGGATCGCCGTCACGCCGCGGCCGGGCACGCTCCGCTGGGCTTCCGGCACCGTGCCCACTCCGGCCGGCATGGTCGGCGTCTCCTGGCGCTATGACGACAACGGCGCATTCTGCCTGCGCATCGATGCGCCGCCAAGCGTGCCGGTGACGGCGACGCTCCCCGACGGGACGGCCATCGACCTGCCGGAAGCGGTCGGCGTGGAGCTGAAGTGCGCGGTGGATGCGCTGTTGTAATAACAGGCGGATATACCGCTAACGGTTGCCACAGCGCTTATTACCGCAAAAATAGCCCATCCTAAAATCTAACGGTTGCCGCAGCGCTTATTTCGCCGAAATCGCCCCA
It includes:
- a CDS encoding sensor histidine kinase, which produces MQQRALEVFKSKSIFAKIIVVFMFVITPLCVLSLVINSKGESAVKREIDKSLGARTAYFSNLLAVELNRMIQHQKEFIFDRDLQRLVYLYNTLGKYEWGETILRAQEKMQIIKTSSTYIKNVSAQMLETGKVVSNDNAIGTVDRDAVDAFVKQYHATGSPLMYYKDRLLLGYIYPDAILTQLKPDYVVFIELSVTELRKALATFTKDYEGAGAVLADLQQGWTITNEQDPTFISSMLDNIQVRTDKELPEINRFRSGTTDYLVSYQMDPSTHMALLVYIPEKQVLGDLSSYRIWFWVLSIISMLIIAVFATWIYRLIHKPLTKLVFLFRKVEDGYLEPAALPKGQDEFRYLYEHFNSMVSKLKDLIHKLYEQDLRAKNSELKQLQSQINPHFLYNTYFILHRLAKMNDYESVILFSQYLGEYFQFITRNGASEIPLEQELKHARLYVDIQQIRFSNRIDAEFDPLPDDCKDVLVPKLIVQPIIENAYKYGVERMSDDGLITIRIVSNPETVRIIVEDNGAGMDDTNLQKLQAELGSSMEGEEITGIRNVHRRLQLQFGKESGIVLGHGENGGLKVELVIMRSQAQ
- a CDS encoding glycoside hydrolase family 172 protein, with the translated sequence MLFNCPKTVRSYAATAENMKAERGAGGQKNNGRKGSACVSPFKAGAVHTLLDVDGTGIVRHMWVTIPPGHVSHMRNLIVRMYWDHSEQPSVEVPLGDFFGVAHGRQRNMVTDYVSMQDERGFNCWIPMPFRAHARITVENDAGVDVEMLFYQVDFTLGDKLDEDAGYFHAQFRRQNLCPLFEDYVILDGVEGTGVYLGTVIGVRSILQEKTWFGEGEVKFFIDEDEAYPTICGTGLEDYIGSAWGLREVVTPQQGAPMVDYPNALFSMYRFHGKDPIYFRESLKVTVQQIGYGPRESATLAYGENAVCYPAAGNGVENCLHERSDDYSSVAYWYQTVPSRSFPKLPDREQRVADLLIDKEKGPVRADQ
- a CDS encoding extracellular solute-binding protein yields the protein MSKRRTKLLLATSLVSLLLVSACSSNNTGNSTNNGASDSGSNGTETNAAANGNTANETVDPFGKYDPPIDLTTVRSTLDGTKFPPGDSWDNNTWSRAYEEMLGIKIKNNWNVSNAQFDQKMNVSIVSGDLPDLIPVNAKQLQTLVQGDMIEDMTDVFEKYASPMLKDTMNANNALPKKSASYDGKLMAIPGYVRGNDDVDMIWIREDWRIKLGLPEPKTIDDLVKIILAFTNDDPDGNGKKDTYGLNLNKTLWDGYSGLRGWFNGFHAYPYSNESTSMWIKDKDGKLVYGSIQPEMKPALAKLQELYKAGAIDPQFVVYDGPKSAENEKNEKTGVHFGHFWNIGWPIDPTDKQKNPNMEWKPYPIVSVDDQPAAVGVVQPQSTWFYAVKKGYKHPEALVKMLNLYYEKLYGATSEPSVYHTQIIDGENYGIFPFSPVDGQVPEKNLTAWRLLQDAFKSEDTSGLNPEQKQYYDAYMKYVKEKDVTNWGADRTWGPEGSYSIIAHYTDNNLMLTNEFIGAPTPTMAQKGSILMDMEKQMITKIILGESVDSFDTFVENWKASGGDQITAELNEWYAANNK
- a CDS encoding carbohydrate ABC transporter permease — its product is MVRNNSFGRYLFQYGNLIFLALLAFLCLFPMLQVLAISFSSSHAAARGAVTFLPVEFTLDAYKYVAEKPEFLRSLLVTVERVVLGTSVNMFLVVLIAYPLSKESSQFRFRTLYVWLFVFTMLFSGGMIPTYLVVKQLHLLNSIWALVLPVAVPIFNVILLLNFFRNIPKELMEASHIDGANHWHTLWKVVIPISLPAIATITLFATVFHWNSWFDGIIYMNSPEKYPLQSYMQTIIVARDMTNLTESEIVSLKNLSDRNVKAAQIFLGALPILLLYPFLQRYFMTGIVMGSVKE
- a CDS encoding ABC transporter permease, with product MRTRNKIPDWGLHLMILPGLVMIVLFSYLPMAGLSIGFQNFIPTKGLFGSDWIGFDNFEYVFTMPDTANVIRNTIIIAVFKMAAGLVVPIIVALLLNEVAKMFYKRIIQTIIYLPHFLSWIILSGILIDVLSPSTGIVNQFLSIFGIKPIFFLGTPEWFRPSLVVSDVWKEFGFSTIVYLAALTSINPALYEAAEMDGAGRWKQTWHITLPGMAPIVILLSTLSLGNILNAGFDQVFNLYSPVVYETGDIIDTYVYRLGLINFQFGIATAVGLFKSVVSFILISASYILAYRFANYRIF
- a CDS encoding alpha-L-rhamnosidase-related protein is translated as MEENKAWQAKWIWVPENEGEADAANADIVYFRRSFHVPEGAACRLTVDVSADSRYRLFLNGESVSFGPCKGDGATYYYETIDLTDRLRTGLNVLAAKVVHFPYATNSGRAVSSPASVWRSDRGAFLLNGELLGAGGSVVESLHTGGTGGDNSGSWRSLRDRSVRYQKEKFTLFVGGAEQVVGALVPHGWESCAYDDSAWLAAVTISETHDGMWGAQMPWQLTARTIPALYESERTFERVMRSGGIRGGDGCDGSDDDSGGGSVTVSGEAPDRAADEAAGGAGGVDLAGRVVPPGETHWFELDAGSLSTGYLQLWLAGGSGAEVRLLCSECYEYPMEPGGRRDKGVRDEWKEGKSLYGPVDVYTVAGVGEADRPEYYEPFWFRGFRFVRLEVTALSEPLTLIGFTYRDTGYPLEVTGHFACSDDSFRPLWDISLNTLARCMHETYEDTPYYEQMQYTMDTRLQILYTYMVSGDDRLARKAMYDFHSSLLPSGLLQARYPSVIPQVITGFSFFWILMVHDHYLHFADAALVARYRPTIDAILEWFGRRVGADGLVGQLPESYWQMIDWVEEWKALYGAPPASRVGPLTVINLMYADALNRAADLNASTGRSCVAAEYWERADRVNAAVRASCFDAERGLFRDGPFVEQYSQHPQIWAVLSGAVTGEEAVELMRTMLADSGLPKASIAYVHFLFRALSQTGLYDRTASLWDIWREQVELHLTAWVEDPVWQRSDCHGWGAAPLYEFPAEILGITPEEPGFARIAVTPRPGTLRWASGTVPTPAGMVGVSWRYDDNGAFCLRIDAPPSVPVTATLPDGTAIDLPEAVGVELKCAVDALL